One segment of Trypanosoma brucei brucei TREU927 chromosome 8, complete sequence DNA contains the following:
- a CDS encoding short-chain dehydrogenase, putative gives MHLVRKGRVALGASIVGTLRFQADKVSIFRHHSTTTPSPRTTQPKMHTLSENKADASAYAFGDDLANYSSLRHNFYLLLHGRRMWLPLVMLGIYNVLAPLYLTTWITNALYWSGCILLQRYSVRGRMNRLRKDFTDHVCVVTGGTSGIGLYTAMQLWEMGAHVVVASRPGKETETREFIRKNCRLPKESEEDTPLERLTFVSVDLSDQLEVMAAAARIKGMFDNRVDLLVNSAAVWREVPNATRKGLEEHIATNFLGPFHLTEALLPSLRRSRRGGRIVYVTCASHNGVRRADVVRERMTLKPSEDTQQLTARCYSASKLGNIYHVQSLAARRYEGIPLNTPSADLRPVDVCAVDPGFCATGHTWRESPPFLGTGLLGRALRSLWMKDGYEGSQTVVNCCVREDLESGGFYAACMCMPSGLSRRAHDSKSCREVMQWAMAKAIARYYTVRPRADNKGDTSSSVSNNLSKVSSAN, from the coding sequence ATGCATCTTGTGAGGAAGGGGAGAGTCGCCTTAGGCGCCAGTATCGTCGGGACGCTTCGCTTTCAGGCCGACAAAGTGTCAATTTTTCGACATCATAGCACAACAACTCCTAGTCCAAGGACGACGCAACCAAAGATGCATACACTCAGTGAAAATAAAGCGGACGCCTCCGCCTACGCATTTGGTGACGATCTTGCCAACTACTCTTCTTTACGGCACAACTTCTACTTGTTACTGCACGGCCGGCGCATGTGGTTGCCGTTGGTCATGCTGGGTATATACAATGTTCTTGCGCCGCTGTACCTCACCACCTGGATCACTAATGCCCTTTATTGGAGTGGATGTATTTTACTGCAGCGCTACAGCGTGCGGGGACGAATGAACCGCCTCCGAAAGGACTTCACTGACCATGTTTGCGTTGTTACAGGTGGAACAAGTGGTATTGGGCTCTACACCGCCATGCAACTGTGGGAAATGGGAGCTCACGTAGTGGTCGCCTCCCGTCcaggaaaggaaacagagACAAGAGAGTTTATTCGGAAAAACTGTCGGCTCCCAAAGGAGTCAGAGGAGGACACACCACTGGAACGCTTGACCTTTGTGTCGGTTGATTTATCAGATCAATTGGAAGTCATGGCAGCGGCCGCCCGCATTAAGGGAATGTTCGATAACCGCGTAGACTTGTTGGTGAATTCCGCCGCTGTGTGGCGCGAGGTGCCGAACGCAACGCGAAAGGGTCTCGAAGAGCATATTGCAACCAACTTCCTTGGCCCATTCCATCTAACAGAGGCATTACTGCCATCACTGCGTCGGTCACGTCGTGGCGGCCGCATTGTTTACGTTACATGTGCATCGCATAACGGCGTTCGTCGTGCCGATGTTGTTCGCGAGCGAATGACCCTGAAACCATCAGAAGATACACAGCAGCTAACGGCACGCTGCTACAGCGCATCAAAGCTGGGTAATATTTACCATGTTCAGTCCCTAGCCGCTAGGCGCTACGAAGGTATTCCACTGAACACGCCTTCGGCTGACCTGCGGCCAGTGGATGTTTGTGCTGTTGATCCAGGGTTCTGTGCGACAGGTCACACATGGCGAGAGAGTCCACCATTTCTTGGCACGGGTTTGTTGGGCCGTGCGCTTCGCTCATTATGGATGAAGGACGGCTATGAGGGAAGCCAAACAGTAGTGAATTGTTGCGTGCGGGAAGATCTGGAAAGTGGCGGTTTTTACGCAGCATGCATGTGCATGCCGTCAGGTCTCAGTCGCCGGGCGCACGACTCCAAGAGTTGTCGTGAGGTGATGCAGTGGGCAATGGCGAAAGCAATTGCGAGGTACTACACCGTAAGGCCGCGAGCAGATAACAAAGGGGACACCAGCAGCAGTGTTAGTAATAACCTTAGTAAGGTTAGCAGTGCGAACTGA